In Streptomyces sp. NBC_00433, a single genomic region encodes these proteins:
- the rnc gene encoding ribonuclease III, with protein MSDASAPKQAATDAATETASSHTLLEGRLGYHLEPALLVRALTHRSYAYENGGLPTNERLEFLGDSVLGLVVTDTLYRTHPDLPEGQLAKLRAAVVNSRALAGVSRGLDLGAFIRLGRGEEGTGGRDKASILADTLEAVIGAIYLDQGLEAASELVHRLFDPLIEESSNLGAGLDWKTSLQELTASESLGVPEYVVSESGPDHEKTFTAAARVGGVEYGTGTGRSKKEAEQQAAEAAWRSIRKTSAAAS; from the coding sequence ATGTCAGACGCCTCAGCGCCGAAGCAGGCCGCGACGGACGCCGCGACGGAAACAGCCTCGTCCCACACGCTTCTGGAAGGGCGGCTCGGGTATCACCTCGAGCCCGCCCTTCTGGTGCGTGCGCTCACCCACCGCTCGTACGCGTACGAGAACGGCGGGCTGCCCACCAACGAGCGCCTGGAGTTCCTCGGGGACTCCGTGCTCGGCCTGGTGGTCACCGACACCCTCTACCGCACCCACCCCGACCTGCCGGAAGGCCAACTGGCCAAGCTGCGGGCCGCGGTGGTCAACTCGCGAGCGCTCGCGGGCGTCAGCCGGGGTCTCGACCTCGGCGCGTTCATCCGCCTGGGCCGTGGCGAAGAGGGCACCGGCGGGCGGGACAAGGCGTCGATCCTCGCGGACACCCTCGAAGCGGTGATCGGTGCCATCTATCTCGACCAGGGCCTCGAAGCGGCCTCCGAGCTGGTCCACCGGCTCTTCGACCCGCTCATCGAGGAGTCCTCCAACCTGGGCGCGGGCCTGGACTGGAAGACCAGCCTCCAGGAGCTGACCGCGAGCGAGAGCCTCGGCGTACCCGAATACGTCGTCTCCGAGTCGGGCCCCGACCACGAGAAGACCTTCACGGCTGCCGCCCGCGTCGGTGGTGTCGAGTACGGCACCGGCACCGGCCGCAGCAAGAAGGAAGCCGAGCAGCAGGCGGCCGAGGCCGCCTGGCGCTCCATCCGCAAAACCTCCGCCGCCGCGAGCTGA
- the rpmF gene encoding 50S ribosomal protein L32 produces MAVPKRKMSRSNTRHRRSQWKAAPVSLVACERCHEPKLQHIACPNCGTYNRRQVLDV; encoded by the coding sequence GTGGCTGTTCCCAAGCGGAAGATGTCGCGCAGCAACACGCGCCACCGCCGTTCGCAGTGGAAGGCTGCGCCCGTGAGCCTGGTGGCGTGCGAGCGCTGCCACGAGCCCAAGCTGCAGCACATCGCGTGCCCCAACTGCGGCACCTACAACCGCCGTCAGGTCCTCGACGTCTGA
- a CDS encoding DUF177 domain-containing protein, whose product MNTRLDHRNPLVFDTHELGRRPGAMKKVSRSVPAPDDLGIADVIGVPKGATVELDLRLESVMEGVLVTGTAHAPVTGECVRCLEPVERELDAEFQEMFSYPDADTRTARRDEAGDDAEDEDALELEDDLFDLEPVLRDAVVLALPMQPVCREDCAGLCSTCGARLADDPDHHHAVTDIRWAALQDLTVDPTTQQNGAGNGSDDDQEK is encoded by the coding sequence CTGAACACCCGCCTTGACCACCGCAACCCGCTCGTGTTCGACACACACGAGCTGGGCAGGCGTCCGGGCGCGATGAAGAAGGTCTCCCGCTCGGTGCCGGCCCCCGACGACCTCGGCATCGCCGACGTCATCGGGGTGCCCAAGGGCGCGACCGTGGAGCTGGACCTCCGCCTGGAGTCGGTCATGGAGGGTGTGCTGGTCACCGGCACCGCCCATGCACCGGTCACGGGGGAGTGCGTAAGGTGTCTGGAGCCCGTCGAGCGCGAGCTGGACGCGGAATTCCAGGAGATGTTCTCCTACCCCGACGCCGACACCCGGACCGCCCGCAGGGACGAAGCCGGTGACGACGCCGAGGACGAGGACGCGCTCGAACTAGAGGACGATCTCTTCGACCTCGAACCCGTGCTGCGAGACGCGGTGGTGCTCGCACTGCCCATGCAGCCGGTGTGCCGGGAGGACTGCGCGGGCCTGTGCTCCACCTGTGGAGCCCGGCTCGCCGACGACCCGGACCACCACCACGCGGTCACCGACATCCGGTGGGCGGCCCTGCAGGATCTCACCGTGGATCCGACGACCCAGCAGAACGGTGCCGGAAACGGCTCCGACGACGATCAGGAGAAGTAG
- a CDS encoding ATP synthase F0 subunit B: MDVQKKLDEIAATVANARSMPMSASCVVNRAELLAMLDEVSAALPDSLAQAEDLLGDREQMVEQARAEARRIIESAHAERGSLVSDTHVARQSKDEADRIVAEARREADEIRAEADDYVDSKLANFEVVLTKTIGSVDRGREKLLGRHPDFDDQGYAEDDPDAPERSTDPETLRRRADDYVDTKLGAFEAVLTKTLEAVGRGRLKLTGHNPIDDLAAQIAAADGVDADPQHHHQQSDADYLAGLAAPAPEQADLAQYGYDPQQQPAEPQQEPAYGYQQDAYPQPGYVQETGDGYQQQEYAQQAGYADPYAPQPGYGQDQGYDYGRQQGYEQQPGYDQQQYPPQIPYQQQGQGYPQPAAALDETSFFDTGMIDLNRLRELEQGR, encoded by the coding sequence GTGGACGTCCAGAAGAAGCTCGATGAGATCGCGGCCACCGTGGCGAACGCCCGGTCGATGCCGATGTCGGCCTCCTGCGTGGTGAACCGGGCCGAGCTGCTCGCCATGCTCGACGAGGTGTCCGCCGCGCTGCCCGACTCCCTCGCCCAGGCCGAGGACCTGCTCGGCGACCGTGAGCAGATGGTCGAACAGGCCAGGGCGGAGGCCCGGCGGATCATCGAGTCGGCCCACGCCGAACGCGGTTCGCTGGTCTCCGACACTCATGTCGCCCGGCAGTCCAAGGACGAGGCCGACCGGATCGTCGCCGAGGCCCGCCGCGAGGCGGACGAGATCCGCGCCGAGGCCGACGACTACGTCGACAGCAAGCTCGCCAACTTCGAGGTGGTCCTCACCAAGACCATCGGCTCGGTCGACCGCGGCCGCGAGAAGCTGCTCGGCCGCCACCCCGACTTCGACGACCAGGGCTACGCCGAGGACGACCCGGACGCCCCGGAGCGCAGCACCGACCCCGAGACGCTGCGCCGCCGCGCCGACGACTACGTCGACACCAAGCTCGGCGCCTTCGAGGCGGTGCTCACCAAGACACTGGAGGCGGTCGGCCGCGGCCGGCTCAAGCTCACCGGGCACAACCCGATCGACGACCTGGCCGCGCAGATCGCCGCGGCCGACGGTGTCGACGCCGACCCGCAGCACCACCACCAGCAGTCCGACGCCGACTACCTGGCGGGCCTCGCCGCCCCCGCGCCCGAGCAGGCCGACCTGGCGCAGTACGGCTACGACCCGCAGCAGCAGCCCGCCGAGCCCCAGCAGGAGCCGGCCTACGGCTACCAGCAGGACGCCTACCCGCAGCCGGGCTACGTCCAGGAGACCGGCGACGGCTACCAGCAGCAGGAATACGCCCAGCAGGCCGGCTACGCGGACCCGTACGCCCCGCAGCCGGGCTACGGCCAGGACCAGGGCTACGACTACGGCCGACAGCAGGGCTACGAGCAGCAGCCCGGCTACGACCAGCAGCAGTATCCGCCGCAGATCCCGTACCAGCAGCAGGGCCAGGGATATCCGCAGCCGGCCGCGGCGCTGGACGAGACCAGCTTCTTCGACACCGGGATGATCGACCTCAACCGGCTGCGGGAGCTGGAACAGGGCCGCTGA
- the coaD gene encoding pantetheine-phosphate adenylyltransferase translates to MRRAVCPGSFDPITNGHLDIIARASRLYDVVHVAVMINQSKQGLFAVDERIALIQEVTADLGNVEVESFHGLLVDFCKQRDIPAIVKGLRAVSDFDYELQMAQMNIGLSGVETLFVPTNPAYSFLSSSLVKEVAQWGGDISHLVPSPVLEALNTKLRQR, encoded by the coding sequence ATGCGCCGCGCAGTCTGTCCCGGGTCCTTCGACCCGATCACCAACGGACACCTCGACATCATCGCCCGTGCCTCCCGGCTGTACGACGTCGTGCATGTCGCGGTGATGATCAACCAGTCCAAGCAGGGACTCTTCGCCGTCGACGAGCGGATCGCGCTGATCCAGGAGGTCACCGCGGACCTCGGCAATGTGGAGGTGGAGTCCTTCCACGGGCTGCTGGTGGACTTCTGCAAGCAGCGCGACATCCCGGCCATCGTCAAGGGCCTGCGGGCGGTCAGCGACTTCGACTACGAGCTGCAGATGGCGCAGATGAACATCGGCCTGTCCGGCGTGGAGACGCTGTTCGTGCCCACCAATCCCGCCTACAGCTTCCTGTCCTCGTCCCTTGTGAAGGAAGTCGCCCAATGGGGCGGGGACATCTCGCACTTGGTGCCGTCCCCGGTCCTCGAGGCACTGAACACCAAGCTGCGTCAGCGCTAG
- the rsmD gene encoding 16S rRNA (guanine(966)-N(2))-methyltransferase RsmD: MTRVIAGAAGGRRLAVPPGTATRPTSDRAKEGLFSTLQSLRGTLAGARVMDLYGGSGAVGLEALSRGAAHVLLAEADPRAARTIRENAAAIGLPGAEVRAGKAEKVVAGPPPAEPYDVVFLDPPYDTPGEDLREILLTLLAGGWLAPDTLVTVERRTRGGDFDWPAGFEELRSRRYGEATLWYGRAAQVTAGS, from the coding sequence ATGACGCGCGTGATCGCCGGAGCGGCCGGCGGCCGGCGGCTTGCCGTACCGCCCGGCACCGCCACCCGGCCGACCTCGGACCGGGCCAAGGAAGGCCTCTTCTCGACGCTGCAGTCGCTGCGCGGCACCCTCGCGGGCGCCAGGGTCATGGACCTCTACGGGGGCTCCGGCGCGGTCGGCCTCGAAGCGCTGTCGCGCGGCGCCGCCCATGTGCTGCTGGCCGAGGCCGACCCGCGGGCGGCCCGTACGATCCGGGAGAATGCCGCGGCGATCGGCCTGCCGGGCGCCGAGGTGCGGGCCGGGAAGGCCGAGAAGGTGGTCGCGGGACCGCCGCCCGCCGAGCCGTACGACGTGGTCTTCCTCGACCCGCCCTACGACACCCCCGGCGAGGACCTGCGGGAGATTCTGCTCACACTCCTGGCCGGCGGCTGGCTCGCGCCCGACACACTGGTCACCGTGGAACGCAGGACCAGGGGCGGTGACTTCGACTGGCCGGCGGGCTTCGAGGAGCTGCGCTCCCGGCGGTACGGCGAGGCGACTCTTTGGTACGGTCGCGCCGCCCAAGTTACCGCCGGGTCATGA
- the recG gene encoding ATP-dependent DNA helicase RecG, translated as MTGNPLDEPLRKLVGDRTAKVLGEHLDLHTTGDLLHHYPRRYAERGELTRLADLPVDEHVTVVAQISKADKRTYGGGSGVRLEVVVSDGSGSLTLVFFSKAAHAHAHRLIPGRRGMFSGKVSVFNRTRQLAHPDYQLLDADDADDAGEAAVDAFANRLIPLYPACKQITSWKIAQAVETALNSLAATGWAGVGEPLPEELRAARGLAPLPEALEKVHRPRSKADIAAARDRLRWDEAFVLQVALARRRAAESALPAVPRRPAADGLLAAFDAKLPFTLTDGQHTVSDEVFADLATDHPMHRLLQGEVGSGKTLVALRAMLGVVDAGGQAAMLAPTEVLAQQHHRSITEMMGELAEPASMLGGSELGTKVVLLTGSMGTAARRQALLDLVTGEAGIVVGTHALIEDKVRFHDLGLVVVDEQHRFGVEQRDALRAKAPQPPHLLVMTATPIPRTVAMTVFGDLETSVLDQLPAGRSPIATHVVPAAEKPHFLSRAWERLREEVEGGHQAYVVCPRIGDDEDAKAAAKKADDAERRPPLAVLEIAEQIAAGPLSGLRVEVLHGRMAPDAKDDVMRRFAAGEVDVLVATTVIEVGVNVPNATAMVIMDADRFGVSQLHQLRGRVGRGSAAGLCLLVSEAPEASPARGRLDAVAGTLDGFELSEIDLQQRREGDVLGQAQSGSRSSLRMLTVIEDREVIEQARQEAVAVVAADPELAAHPDLRSALDSLLDADREQYLDKG; from the coding sequence ATGACTGGCAACCCGTTGGACGAACCGCTGCGCAAGCTCGTCGGCGACCGCACCGCCAAGGTGCTCGGCGAGCATCTCGACCTGCACACCACAGGTGACCTGCTGCACCACTACCCGCGCCGATATGCCGAGCGCGGGGAGCTGACGCGGCTGGCCGACCTCCCGGTCGACGAGCACGTGACCGTGGTGGCGCAGATTTCCAAGGCCGACAAGCGGACGTACGGCGGCGGCTCGGGCGTACGCCTCGAAGTCGTCGTCAGCGACGGCAGCGGGTCGCTGACGCTGGTCTTCTTCAGCAAGGCCGCCCACGCGCACGCGCACCGGCTGATCCCGGGCCGCCGCGGGATGTTCTCCGGCAAGGTGTCGGTCTTCAACCGGACCCGGCAGCTCGCCCACCCCGACTACCAGCTGCTGGACGCGGACGACGCGGACGACGCGGGCGAGGCGGCGGTCGACGCCTTCGCCAACCGGCTGATCCCGCTGTATCCGGCGTGCAAGCAGATCACCTCGTGGAAGATCGCGCAGGCCGTCGAGACCGCGCTCAACTCGCTGGCGGCCACCGGCTGGGCGGGCGTCGGCGAGCCGCTGCCCGAGGAGCTGCGCGCGGCACGCGGTCTCGCGCCGCTGCCCGAGGCGCTGGAGAAGGTGCACCGGCCGCGGTCGAAGGCCGACATCGCCGCGGCCAGGGACCGGCTGCGCTGGGACGAGGCCTTCGTGCTCCAGGTGGCGCTGGCCCGGCGGCGGGCCGCGGAGTCCGCGCTGCCCGCGGTGCCGCGCCGCCCGGCCGCCGACGGGCTGCTCGCCGCCTTCGACGCGAAGCTGCCCTTCACCCTCACCGACGGCCAGCACACCGTGTCCGACGAGGTCTTCGCCGACCTGGCCACCGACCACCCGATGCACCGGCTGCTCCAGGGCGAGGTCGGCTCCGGCAAGACCCTGGTGGCGCTGCGCGCGATGCTCGGGGTGGTCGACGCGGGCGGGCAGGCCGCGATGCTGGCGCCGACCGAGGTGCTCGCACAGCAGCACCACCGGTCGATCACCGAGATGATGGGCGAGCTGGCGGAGCCCGCGAGCATGCTCGGCGGCTCCGAGCTGGGCACGAAGGTGGTGCTGCTGACCGGCTCGATGGGCACCGCCGCCCGCCGGCAGGCGCTGCTCGACCTGGTGACGGGCGAGGCGGGGATCGTGGTGGGCACCCACGCGCTGATCGAGGACAAGGTCAGATTCCACGACCTGGGGCTCGTCGTGGTGGACGAGCAGCACCGCTTCGGCGTCGAGCAGCGCGACGCGCTGCGGGCCAAGGCGCCGCAGCCGCCGCATCTGCTGGTGATGACCGCCACACCGATCCCGCGGACGGTCGCGATGACCGTCTTCGGCGACCTGGAGACCTCGGTGCTCGACCAGCTGCCCGCCGGGCGTTCGCCGATCGCGACCCATGTCGTACCGGCGGCGGAGAAGCCGCACTTCCTCAGCCGGGCCTGGGAGCGGTTGCGCGAGGAGGTCGAGGGCGGGCACCAGGCGTATGTGGTGTGCCCGCGGATCGGCGACGACGAGGACGCCAAGGCCGCGGCGAAGAAGGCCGACGACGCCGAGCGCAGGCCGCCGCTCGCGGTGCTGGAGATCGCCGAGCAGATCGCCGCGGGACCGCTGAGCGGGCTGCGGGTCGAGGTGCTGCACGGGCGGATGGCCCCGGACGCGAAGGACGACGTGATGCGGCGCTTCGCGGCCGGCGAGGTGGACGTGCTGGTGGCCACCACGGTGATCGAGGTCGGGGTGAACGTGCCCAATGCCACCGCCATGGTGATCATGGACGCGGACCGGTTCGGCGTCTCGCAGCTGCACCAGCTGCGCGGCCGGGTCGGCCGCGGTTCCGCCGCCGGCCTGTGCCTGCTGGTCTCCGAGGCGCCCGAGGCGAGCCCGGCGCGCGGCAGGCTCGACGCGGTGGCCGGCACCCTGGACGGCTTCGAGCTGTCCGAGATCGACCTCCAGCAGCGCCGCGAGGGCGATGTGCTGGGCCAGGCGCAGTCCGGCAGCCGGTCGTCGCTGCGGATGCTGACGGTGATCGAGGACCGGGAGGTCATCGAGCAGGCCAGGCAGGAGGCCGTCGCCGTGGTCGCCGCCGACCCCGAGCTGGCCGCCCACCCCGACCTGCGCAGCGCCCTGGACAGCCTGCTGGACGCCGACCGCGAGCAGTACCTCGACAAGGGCTGA
- a CDS encoding DAK2 domain-containing protein: MPPSLDAPTVRTWCRLTLAALGRAREEIDAINVFPVADGDTGTNLYLTVESAAQSVEAVFDAHATADPAAGTAGGPTLPEAFRAMSHGALIGARGNSGTILAQLLRGMNEPLAEAAGGPDANALRRALRSAADSAYEAVAHPAEGTMLTVASAAASAAEATVGDLAEVVRAAHTGARAALAATPGQLGVLRSAGVVDAGGLGLVAVLAALSDAVTGDTPMHTATTPGAGTSFRTTPPTAGAEWTPPAADADPTSILATGAPRPPAQAGGPPAALGTDAGAPAGTPPRSAQTGRRTAATATNSDPAGAPPGGRTASAADAGAAGAPPGASHGPAQAGRPTAATGAAAPPAPTPPGGRTVSATDSGTVGAPPGPPPGLAQAGSPPAATGAPGAPPGPALPGGRAPSAADADPVGAPVGAPHRPAQAGRPTAATGAGAPPAPDLPGGRTASAADAGAAGAPVGAPHRPAPAGAPGGAPPRVATAGGPEDCQAVGGPAYEVIYLLEAANAAKIARLRARLDRLGDSLVVVGGDGLWNVHVHVDDVGAAIEAGIEAGRPYRIRVTHFGEQVRRGAGPHERAIVAVVRGDGMAELCAQAGATVVALRAGEQLASGEIAAAIRRAHAREVILLPNDTELRHAAAAAVEQARADGVRVALIPTRSAVQGIAALAVHEPSRRFDEDVVAMTSAAGATRYAEVTVAERESWTMAGVCQAGDVLGLIDGDVAVIGADVVDTAVHVLDRMLAAGGEMVTLVLGATAPPGLAVRLESHVRDRHLAVDTVTYDGGQASCPLLIGVE, from the coding sequence GTGCCGCCCTCGCTCGACGCACCCACGGTGCGCACTTGGTGCCGGCTCACCCTCGCCGCACTGGGCCGCGCCCGCGAAGAGATCGACGCGATCAACGTCTTCCCCGTCGCCGACGGCGACACCGGCACGAACCTCTACCTGACCGTCGAGTCGGCCGCGCAAAGCGTGGAAGCCGTCTTCGACGCCCACGCGACGGCCGACCCGGCCGCGGGTACGGCGGGCGGTCCGACGCTGCCCGAGGCCTTCCGGGCGATGTCCCACGGCGCCCTCATCGGTGCCCGCGGCAATTCCGGCACGATCCTGGCGCAGTTGCTGCGCGGCATGAACGAACCGCTGGCCGAGGCCGCCGGCGGCCCGGACGCCAACGCGCTGCGCCGCGCGCTGCGGTCGGCCGCGGACTCGGCGTACGAGGCTGTCGCCCACCCCGCCGAGGGCACGATGCTCACCGTGGCGAGCGCCGCGGCGAGCGCGGCGGAAGCGACGGTCGGCGACCTCGCCGAGGTGGTGCGCGCGGCCCACACCGGCGCCCGCGCGGCCCTGGCGGCGACCCCCGGCCAACTCGGCGTCCTGCGCAGCGCGGGCGTCGTGGACGCCGGCGGCCTCGGCCTGGTCGCCGTACTGGCGGCCCTGTCCGACGCGGTAACGGGCGACACCCCGATGCACACGGCCACCACCCCGGGAGCCGGCACATCCTTCCGCACGACCCCACCCACGGCGGGCGCCGAGTGGACGCCCCCCGCCGCAGACGCGGATCCCACCAGCATCCTGGCGACTGGCGCGCCCCGCCCCCCGGCCCAGGCCGGCGGGCCACCGGCCGCCTTGGGCACAGACGCGGGTGCCCCGGCAGGCACACCACCCCGTTCCGCCCAGACGGGTAGGCGTACGGCGGCCACCGCAACGAACTCGGATCCCGCCGGAGCCCCGCCCGGCGGCCGGACGGCCTCCGCCGCGGACGCGGGTGCCGCAGGCGCCCCACCGGGCGCATCCCACGGCCCCGCCCAGGCCGGCAGGCCAACGGCCGCCACCGGCGCGGCCGCACCGCCCGCCCCCACCCCGCCGGGCGGGCGGACAGTCTCCGCTACAGACTCGGGCACCGTCGGCGCCCCACCGGGCCCACCCCCCGGCCTCGCCCAGGCGGGCAGCCCACCGGCCGCCACCGGCGCCCCGGGCGCACCCCCCGGCCCCGCCCTGCCGGGCGGCCGGGCGCCCTCCGCGGCGGACGCGGATCCCGTCGGCGCCCCGGTGGGCGCCCCCCACCGCCCCGCCCAGGCCGGCAGGCCAACGGCCGCCACCGGCGCGGGCGCACCGCCCGCCCCCGACCTGCCGGGCGGCCGGACGGCCTCCGCGGCGGACGCGGGTGCCGCAGGCGCCCCGGTGGGCGCACCCCACCGCCCCGCCCCGGCAGGGGCCCCGGGGGGCGCGCCCCCCCGAGTCGCCACGGCCGGCGGGCCAGAGGACTGCCAGGCCGTAGGCGGGCCCGCCTACGAGGTGATCTACCTGCTCGAAGCGGCGAACGCCGCGAAAATCGCTCGGCTGCGAGCCCGGCTCGACCGGCTCGGGGACTCGCTCGTCGTGGTCGGCGGGGACGGGTTGTGGAATGTGCATGTGCACGTCGACGACGTGGGGGCCGCCATCGAGGCGGGGATCGAGGCCGGGCGGCCGTACCGGATTCGCGTCACGCATTTCGGGGAGCAGGTGCGCCGCGGGGCGGGGCCGCACGAGCGGGCGATCGTGGCGGTCGTGCGGGGGGACGGGATGGCGGAGCTGTGCGCGCAGGCCGGCGCCACCGTGGTCGCCCTGCGGGCTGGTGAGCAGCTGGCGAGCGGTGAGATCGCCGCCGCGATCCGTCGGGCGCACGCACGCGAAGTGATATTGCTGCCGAACGACACGGAGCTGCGGCACGCGGCCGCCGCCGCCGTGGAGCAGGCCCGTGCGGACGGGGTGCGGGTCGCGCTGATCCCGACCCGGTCCGCGGTCCAGGGGATCGCCGCGCTGGCCGTCCACGAGCCGTCCCGCCGCTTCGACGAGGACGTCGTCGCGATGACGTCCGCGGCCGGCGCCACGCGCTACGCGGAGGTGACCGTCGCCGAGCGCGAGTCGTGGACGATGGCGGGCGTCTGCCAGGCCGGCGACGTCCTCGGGCTGATCGACGGCGACGTGGCCGTGATCGGCGCCGACGTCGTGGACACCGCCGTCCACGTACTGGACAGGATGCTGGCGGCGGGCGGCGAGATGGTCACCCTCGTGCTGGGCGCCACCGCGCCGCCGGGGCTCGCGGTCCGCCTGGAGTCGCACGTCCGCGACCGGCACCTGGCGGTGGACACGGTGACGTACGACGGCGGGCAGGCGTCCTGCCCGCTGCTGATCGGCGTGGAGTAG
- the rpmB gene encoding 50S ribosomal protein L28, translated as MAANCDVCGKGPGFGNSISHSHRRTPRRWNPNIQRVRAVVGKTPKRLNVCTSCIKAGKVSR; from the coding sequence GTGGCTGCCAACTGCGACGTCTGCGGCAAGGGGCCGGGCTTCGGCAACAGCATTTCCCACTCGCACCGCCGTACCCCGCGTCGTTGGAACCCCAACATCCAGCGGGTGCGTGCAGTCGTGGGGAAGACGCCGAAGCGGCTCAATGTCTGCACCTCGTGCATCAAGGCCGGCAAGGTCTCGCGCTAG
- the thiD gene encoding bifunctional hydroxymethylpyrimidine kinase/phosphomethylpyrimidine kinase gives MSIPPAAPPRVLTVAGSDSGGGAGIQADLKTMLALGVHGMSVITAVTAQNSLGVHGTWDLPPEAVRAQFRAVVDDIGVQAVKTGMLASAELAGTVADLLTGLDAPVVVDPVGVSKHGDALLRGDAPDVVRTRLLPLATVATPNLDEVTRLTGVTVTDEQGMRAAADAVLACGPRWALIKGGHLPGTAESADLLSDGRTERWFRAPRHPARHTHGTGCTLASALASYLALGHDVPTAVGLAKTYVTAAIAAGFPLGAGIGPVDHGHAFRAR, from the coding sequence GTGAGCATCCCGCCCGCCGCGCCCCCGCGCGTGCTCACCGTCGCCGGATCCGACTCCGGCGGCGGTGCCGGCATCCAGGCCGACCTCAAGACGATGCTCGCCCTCGGCGTCCACGGCATGAGCGTGATCACCGCCGTGACCGCGCAGAACTCGCTCGGCGTGCACGGCACCTGGGACCTGCCGCCCGAAGCGGTACGCGCCCAGTTCAGGGCCGTCGTCGACGACATCGGGGTGCAGGCCGTCAAGACCGGCATGCTCGCCTCCGCCGAACTGGCCGGCACCGTCGCCGACCTGCTCACCGGCCTCGACGCCCCCGTCGTCGTCGACCCGGTCGGCGTCTCCAAGCACGGCGACGCCCTGCTGCGCGGCGACGCACCCGACGTCGTACGCACCAGGCTGCTGCCGCTGGCCACCGTCGCCACACCCAACCTCGACGAGGTCACCCGGCTCACCGGCGTCACCGTCACCGACGAGCAGGGCATGCGGGCCGCCGCCGACGCCGTCCTGGCCTGCGGCCCGCGCTGGGCCCTGATCAAGGGCGGCCACCTGCCCGGCACCGCCGAGTCCGCCGACCTGCTCTCCGACGGCCGCACCGAGCGCTGGTTCCGCGCCCCGCGCCACCCCGCCCGCCACACCCACGGCACCGGCTGCACGCTGGCCAGCGCGCTGGCCTCGTACCTCGCCCTCGGCCACGACGTCCCCACCGCCGTCGGCCTGGCGAAGACCTACGTCACCGCTGCCATCGCGGCCGGCTTCCCCCTGGGCGCCGGCATCGGCCCTGTCGACCACGGCCACGCCTTCAGAGCACGCTGA
- a CDS encoding thiamine-phosphate kinase — protein sequence MKGTVGELGEFGLIRELTSRLTSTPAVKIGPGDDAAVITAPDRRVVASTDILVEGRHFRRDWSTAYDVGRKAAAQNLADIAAMGAVPTAVLLGLVVPAELPATWPIELMDGIRDECQVAGAAVVGGDVVRGDTITVAVTALGDLRNRAAVTRSGARPGDVIAVTGWLGWSAAGLAVLSRGFRSPRAFVEAHRRPEPPYHAGPAAAELGATAMTDVSDGLVADLGHIATASGADIDLRSAAVDVPAQMTDIGQAVGVDPLHWVLTGGEDHAIVAAFPPDVKLPARWRVIGKVTAPAGRTPQVTVDGAPWEKAGGWDHFGDDA from the coding sequence ATGAAGGGGACTGTGGGCGAGTTGGGGGAGTTCGGGCTCATCAGGGAACTGACCTCCCGCCTCACCTCGACCCCGGCCGTGAAAATCGGCCCCGGTGACGACGCCGCCGTCATCACCGCGCCCGATCGGCGGGTGGTGGCCAGCACCGACATCCTGGTCGAGGGCCGGCACTTCCGCCGCGACTGGTCCACCGCCTACGACGTCGGCCGCAAGGCCGCCGCGCAGAACCTTGCGGACATCGCCGCCATGGGCGCCGTCCCCACCGCCGTGCTGCTCGGCCTCGTCGTGCCCGCCGAACTCCCCGCCACCTGGCCGATCGAGCTGATGGACGGCATCCGCGACGAGTGCCAGGTCGCCGGCGCGGCCGTCGTCGGCGGCGACGTCGTACGCGGCGACACCATCACCGTGGCCGTCACCGCCCTCGGCGACCTCCGCAACCGGGCCGCCGTCACCCGGTCGGGGGCCCGCCCCGGCGACGTCATCGCCGTCACCGGCTGGCTCGGCTGGTCCGCCGCCGGACTCGCCGTCCTGTCCCGCGGCTTCCGCTCTCCGCGCGCCTTCGTCGAGGCCCACCGCCGCCCCGAACCCCCCTACCACGCGGGCCCCGCGGCGGCGGAACTCGGCGCCACCGCCATGACCGACGTCAGCGACGGCCTGGTCGCCGACCTCGGCCACATCGCCACCGCCAGCGGCGCCGACATCGACCTGCGGTCCGCCGCCGTCGACGTACCCGCGCAGATGACCGACATCGGGCAGGCCGTCGGCGTCGACCCGCTGCACTGGGTGCTCACCGGCGGCGAGGACCACGCCATCGTCGCCGCCTTCCCGCCCGACGTGAAACTGCCCGCCCGCTGGCGGGTCATCGGCAAGGTCACCGCACCGGCAGGCCGCACCCCGCAGGTCACCGTCGACGGTGCGCCCTGGGAGAAGGCGGGCGGCTGGGACCACTTCGGCGACGACGCGTGA
- a CDS encoding Lrp/AsnC ligand binding domain-containing protein, which yields MVQAYILIQTEVGKASAVAEVISKIDGVMQAEDVTGPYDVIVRAQADTVDELGRMVVAKVQQVDGITRTLTCPVVHI from the coding sequence GTGGTACAGGCCTACATCCTGATCCAGACCGAGGTCGGCAAGGCCTCGGCAGTAGCGGAGGTGATCTCCAAGATCGACGGCGTCATGCAGGCCGAGGACGTCACGGGCCCCTATGACGTGATCGTCAGGGCCCAGGCGGACACGGTCGACGAACTCGGCCGGATGGTGGTCGCCAAGGTTCAGCAGGTGGACGGCATCACCCGAACCCTCACCTGTCCCGTCGTCCATATCTAG